A section of the Streptomyces sp. V3I8 genome encodes:
- a CDS encoding glycoside hydrolase family 25 protein, translated as MLRGIDVSAYQSSSYSTEGLSFVFVKATEGRTYVNPKLSAQTKRARDAGCVVGFYHFLWPGNLTAQAEYFLGKAPEKAGDILAVDWETTGDGTHASNAEKDRFIRKLKELRPDNRVVLYCNRNYWLNVDDTSYAGDGLWIADYVTSGKPRIQAEWRFHQYTDDPLDKNVADFSSKAALREWAGDA; from the coding sequence ATGCTGCGCGGCATCGACGTAAGCGCCTACCAGTCGTCCTCGTACAGCACCGAAGGCCTGTCCTTCGTCTTCGTGAAGGCCACCGAAGGCCGCACCTACGTCAACCCGAAGCTGAGCGCACAGACGAAGCGGGCCAGGGACGCCGGCTGCGTGGTGGGTTTCTACCACTTCCTGTGGCCCGGCAACCTCACGGCCCAGGCCGAGTACTTCCTCGGCAAGGCCCCGGAGAAGGCGGGCGACATCCTCGCCGTCGACTGGGAGACGACGGGCGACGGCACCCACGCGAGCAACGCCGAGAAGGACCGCTTCATCCGCAAGCTCAAGGAACTGCGCCCGGACAACCGGGTCGTCCTCTACTGCAACCGGAACTACTGGCTGAACGTGGACGACACCTCTTACGCGGGTGACGGTCTCTGGATCGCGGACTACGTGACGTCGGGCAAGCCCCGCATCCAGGCCGAGTGGCGCTTCCACCAGTACACGGACGACCCGCTGGACAAGAACGTCGCCGATTTCTCCAGCAAGGCCGCCCTGCGGGAGTGGGCCGGGGACGCCTGA
- a CDS encoding MOSC domain-containing protein, translating into MGGSVAAVSSNGAYSFSKPNRESITLLAGLGVAGDVHAGATVKHRFRMRKDPSQPNLRQVHLIHEELFDEVRGAGFEVAAGQLGENVTTRGVDLLGLPTGTLLRLGGEAVVEVTGLRNPCAQIDGFRKGLMKQVVGRGEDGKVRVRSGIMGVVVAGGVVRPGDPVEVELPSGPHHPLEIV; encoded by the coding sequence ATGGGCGGGAGTGTCGCTGCGGTGAGCAGCAACGGGGCGTATTCGTTCAGCAAGCCGAACCGGGAGAGCATCACGCTGCTCGCGGGGCTCGGGGTCGCGGGCGACGTGCATGCCGGGGCCACCGTCAAGCACCGGTTCCGGATGCGGAAGGATCCCTCGCAGCCCAATCTGCGGCAGGTGCACCTCATCCATGAGGAGTTGTTCGACGAGGTCCGGGGAGCCGGGTTCGAGGTCGCGGCCGGGCAGCTCGGGGAGAACGTCACCACGCGGGGCGTCGATCTGCTGGGGCTGCCCACCGGGACGCTGCTGCGGCTCGGCGGCGAGGCCGTGGTCGAGGTGACCGGGCTGCGCAACCCCTGTGCGCAGATCGACGGCTTCCGGAAGGGCCTGATGAAGCAGGTCGTCGGGCGGGGCGAGGACGGGAAGGTCCGGGTCCGGTCCGGGATCATGGGTGTCGTCGTCGCGGGCGGGGTGGTGCGGCCCGGCGACCCGGTCGAGGTCGAACTGCCGAGCGGGCCGCACCACCCCCTGGAGATCGTCTGA
- a CDS encoding NADPH-dependent F420 reductase, producing MSGIARSGPGLVLPAGTHSRSHPPPSKGESDMKIGIIGAGNIGGNLTRRLTALGHDVRVANSRGPQTLTALAQETGATPVTVEEAPRDAELVIVTIPLKAVPDLPSGLLDQAADGVTVIDTGNYYPQRDGRIAAILDEGLTESRWTAQHLGHTVVKAFNGTYAQDILDRPRPAGAPDRIALPVAADDATAKQVVRALIEDLGFDTVDAGGLDDSWRQQPGTPVYGLQEGVEGVRKALAEASPDRTPDFTA from the coding sequence ATGTCCGGAATAGCGCGATCCGGCCCGGGGTTGGTACTCCCCGCAGGTACGCACTCCAGGAGTCACCCACCCCCTTCGAAGGGCGAGTCGGACATGAAGATCGGCATCATCGGAGCAGGCAACATCGGCGGCAACCTCACCCGGCGGCTTACCGCGCTCGGACACGACGTGCGCGTCGCCAACTCCCGCGGCCCGCAGACTCTCACCGCGCTGGCGCAGGAGACCGGCGCCACCCCCGTCACCGTGGAGGAGGCCCCGCGGGACGCTGAACTCGTCATCGTCACCATCCCCCTGAAGGCGGTCCCCGACCTGCCGTCCGGGCTGCTGGACCAGGCGGCGGACGGGGTGACCGTCATCGACACCGGCAACTACTACCCGCAGCGGGACGGCAGGATCGCCGCGATCCTGGACGAGGGCCTGACGGAGTCCCGCTGGACGGCCCAGCACCTCGGTCACACCGTCGTCAAGGCCTTCAACGGCACGTACGCCCAGGACATCCTGGACCGCCCCCGCCCGGCCGGCGCCCCCGACCGCATCGCCCTCCCGGTGGCGGCCGACGACGCGACCGCCAAGCAGGTCGTACGCGCCCTCATCGAGGACCTGGGCTTCGACACGGTGGACGCGGGCGGCCTCGACGACTCCTGGCGCCAGCAGCCCGGCACGCCCGTCTACGGCCTGCAGGAGGGCGTCGAAGGAGTGAGGAAGGCCCTGGCCGAGGCGTCACCGGACCGCACACCGGACTTCACGGCGTAG
- a CDS encoding EF-hand domain-containing protein, whose translation MADKEEARKAFERIDVDGDGYITAAEFKKALAQGGDWNVTESVAEAVIKAQDLNGDKLLSFDEFWAHLNK comes from the coding sequence GTGGCGGACAAAGAGGAAGCACGCAAGGCGTTCGAGCGCATCGACGTGGACGGGGACGGCTACATCACCGCCGCCGAGTTCAAGAAGGCCCTGGCCCAGGGCGGGGACTGGAACGTCACCGAGTCGGTGGCCGAGGCCGTCATCAAGGCCCAGGACCTGAACGGCGACAAGCTGCTCTCGTTCGACGAGTTCTGGGCCCACCTGAACAAGTGA
- a CDS encoding ADP-ribosyltransferase, with translation MTTTPLRRRAVAVALALTAVLTTSAATSPAAPAAPTKAAPAAPTKAAPACPQFYEPAPAAADPRVDVDRITPEPVWRTSCGTLYRSDARGPAVVFEQGFHPRDVVNGQYDIEQYVLVNQPSPYVSTSYDHDLYKTWWKSGYNYYIDAPGGVDVNRTIGDTHRWADQVEVAFPGGIARQYIIGVCPVDKKTKTEIMSDCESNPHYEPWH, from the coding sequence ATGACCACAACTCCCCTGCGCCGACGAGCCGTCGCCGTCGCCCTCGCCCTGACGGCCGTCCTCACCACCTCCGCCGCGACCTCCCCCGCGGCCCCCGCCGCTCCCACGAAGGCCGCGCCCGCTGCTCCCACGAAGGCCGCCCCCGCCTGCCCCCAGTTCTACGAGCCCGCCCCCGCCGCGGCCGACCCCCGCGTGGACGTCGACCGCATCACCCCCGAACCGGTCTGGCGCACGAGCTGCGGCACGCTCTACCGCAGCGACGCCCGCGGCCCCGCCGTCGTCTTCGAGCAGGGCTTCCACCCCAGGGACGTGGTGAACGGCCAGTACGACATCGAGCAGTACGTACTGGTCAACCAGCCCTCCCCGTACGTCTCCACGAGCTACGACCACGACCTCTACAAGACGTGGTGGAAGAGCGGCTACAACTACTACATCGACGCCCCGGGCGGCGTGGACGTCAACAGGACCATCGGCGACACCCACCGGTGGGCCGACCAGGTCGAGGTCGCCTTCCCGGGCGGTATCGCGCGCCAGTACATCATCGGCGTCTGCCCGGTCGACAAGAAGACCAAGACCGAGATCATGAGCGACTGCGAGAGCAACCCGCACTACGAGCCCTGGCACTGA
- a CDS encoding ATP-binding protein produces the protein MAGLEGIEQPRRHGSATAARWSPAVEDEHALKALELFGNPTEAEVPLPSRPESAATARRLTQVVVLRQWHLSPKTTEDAVLLVSELVGNAVRHTGARVFGLRMRRRRGWIRIEVRDPSRGLPCLMPVQDLDVSGRGLFLVDTLSDRWGVDLLPRGKTTWFEMRVADR, from the coding sequence ATGGCGGGGCTGGAGGGTATCGAACAGCCGCGGCGGCACGGGAGTGCGACCGCGGCGCGCTGGTCGCCTGCTGTCGAGGACGAACACGCGCTGAAGGCACTGGAACTGTTCGGCAACCCCACCGAGGCGGAGGTGCCGCTGCCGTCCCGTCCGGAGTCGGCCGCCACCGCGCGCCGGCTCACCCAGGTCGTGGTGCTCCGCCAGTGGCATCTCTCACCGAAGACGACCGAGGACGCGGTACTGCTCGTCTCGGAACTCGTCGGCAACGCCGTGCGGCACACCGGGGCGCGGGTGTTCGGGCTCCGGATGCGGCGCCGGCGGGGATGGATCCGGATCGAGGTCCGCGATCCCTCGCGGGGGCTTCCCTGTCTGATGCCGGTGCAGGACCTGGACGTCAGTGGCCGGGGCCTGTTCCTGGTCGACACACTCTCGGACCGCTGGGGCGTCGACCTCCTGCCCCGCGGCAAGACGACATGGTTCGAAATGAGGGTGGCGGACCGCTGA
- a CDS encoding enoyl-CoA hydratase/isomerase family protein, with amino-acid sequence MTVHLEVAEGVGTIRLDRPPMNALDVATQDRLRELAEEATRREDVRAVILYGGEKVFAAGADIKEMQAMDHAAMVVRSRALQDSFTAVARIPKPVVAAVTGYALGGGCELALCADFRIAADNAKLGQPEILLGLIPGAGGTQRLSRLVGPSRAKDLIFTGRMVRADEALTLGLVDRVVPAADVYTEARAWAAKLALGPALALRAAKESVDAGLETDLETGLAIERTWFAGLFATEDRERGMRSFVDEGPGKAKFL; translated from the coding sequence ATGACTGTGCATCTCGAAGTCGCCGAGGGCGTCGGCACGATCCGCCTCGACCGTCCGCCCATGAACGCGCTGGACGTGGCCACACAGGACCGGCTCAGGGAACTCGCCGAGGAGGCCACGCGCCGCGAGGACGTGCGCGCCGTGATCCTCTACGGCGGCGAGAAGGTGTTCGCGGCGGGTGCGGACATCAAGGAGATGCAGGCCATGGACCATGCGGCGATGGTCGTACGCTCCCGGGCCCTGCAGGACTCCTTCACGGCCGTGGCCCGCATCCCGAAACCCGTCGTCGCCGCGGTCACGGGCTACGCCCTGGGCGGCGGCTGCGAGCTGGCGCTCTGCGCGGACTTCAGGATCGCCGCGGACAACGCCAAGCTCGGCCAGCCGGAGATCCTGCTCGGTCTGATCCCCGGCGCGGGCGGCACCCAGCGCCTGTCCCGGCTCGTCGGCCCCTCCCGGGCGAAGGACCTCATCTTCACCGGCCGCATGGTCAGGGCCGACGAGGCGCTGACGCTCGGCCTGGTGGACCGCGTCGTCCCGGCCGCCGACGTGTACACCGAGGCGCGGGCATGGGCCGCCAAGCTCGCGCTGGGGCCGGCGCTCGCGCTGCGCGCCGCCAAGGAGTCGGTCGACGCGGGCCTGGAGACGGACCTCGAGACCGGCCTCGCGATCGAACGCACCTGGTTCGCCGGGCTGTTCGCCACGGAGGACCGGGAGCGGGGGATGCGCAGTTTCGTCGACGAGGGCCCCGGCAAGGCGAAGTTCCTCTGA